The Hymenobacter sp. 5317J-9 genome has a window encoding:
- a CDS encoding FtsX-like permease family protein, whose translation MKVPLLIARRYFRSKNKRNIITIISNISMIGVAVGTMALIIVLSVFNGLEDLVRTLYGKSDPNLVISATKGKAFDVDRTFLMKLENTPGVALLTEVIEDNALLQYHDRQMVVKMRGLSDNYFGQSQIDANIREGDHRLRRDSLELALVGAGVQHELSITLNNRLAPMRLLYPRNTPGKKALSTDPSKAFNEQDLIAGGVFLIEQHIDDSYIFVPLAFAQRLLNYGTRRTALYVKVGQSFEIEQVKNQLRKQLGPNFKVQDSDEQHVSLFKAIKVEKLFVFITFTLILLIASLNIFFSLSMLVIDKKKDIAVLLAMGANQKTVRRTFLYVGAIVALVGAATGLVLGVALCWLQQRFGFVSMGMATSVVDAYPVKMQASDIIFTCMSIILITLAVSIRPALNASRLDVRENL comes from the coding sequence GTGAAAGTTCCTCTCCTCATTGCCCGGCGCTACTTCCGTTCCAAGAACAAGCGCAACATCATCACCATCATCTCCAACATTTCGATGATTGGGGTGGCGGTGGGCACCATGGCGCTGATTATCGTGCTGTCGGTGTTCAACGGGCTGGAGGATTTGGTGCGTACGCTCTATGGCAAGTCGGACCCCAACTTGGTGATTTCGGCCACCAAAGGCAAGGCCTTCGACGTGGACCGCACCTTCCTGATGAAGCTGGAAAACACGCCCGGTGTGGCCCTGCTCACCGAAGTCATCGAAGACAACGCCCTGCTGCAGTACCACGACCGCCAGATGGTGGTGAAAATGCGCGGCCTCTCGGACAACTACTTCGGCCAGAGCCAGATTGACGCCAACATCCGCGAAGGCGACCACCGCCTGCGCCGCGACAGCTTGGAACTGGCCCTGGTGGGCGCCGGCGTGCAGCACGAGCTCAGCATCACGCTCAACAACCGCTTGGCGCCCATGCGCCTGCTCTACCCGCGCAACACGCCCGGCAAAAAAGCCCTCAGCACCGACCCTAGCAAGGCCTTCAACGAGCAGGACCTGATTGCGGGCGGCGTGTTTCTCATCGAGCAGCACATCGACGACAGCTACATTTTCGTGCCCCTCGCGTTTGCCCAACGCTTGCTGAACTACGGCACGCGCCGCACCGCGCTCTACGTGAAAGTGGGCCAGAGCTTTGAGATTGAGCAGGTGAAAAACCAGCTCCGCAAGCAGCTGGGGCCCAATTTCAAAGTGCAGGATTCCGACGAGCAGCACGTGAGCCTGTTCAAGGCCATCAAGGTCGAGAAGCTGTTCGTGTTCATCACCTTCACGCTCATTCTGCTCATCGCCTCGCTCAACATCTTTTTCTCGCTTTCGATGCTGGTCATCGACAAGAAAAAAGACATTGCCGTGCTGCTGGCCATGGGCGCCAACCAGAAAACGGTGCGTCGCACGTTTCTGTACGTGGGCGCCATTGTGGCGCTGGTGGGGGCGGCCACGGGCCTCGTGCTGGGCGTGGCGCTGTGCTGGCTGCAGCAGCGCTTTGGCTTTGTGAGCATGGGCATGGCCACGAGCGTGGTGGATGCTTACCCGGTAAAAATGCAGGCCTCGGACATCATTTTCACGTGCATGTCCATCATCCTCATCACGCTGGCCGTGAGCATCCGGCCGGCGCTGAACGCGAGCCGCCTGGACGTGCGCGAGAATTTATAG
- a CDS encoding class I SAM-dependent methyltransferase, protein MYYDPIKKTLGQVFNRTPWLRRLFYHLLDLLLLRTWHVHRELRRWAKGRTQEPLNILDAGSGYGQYTYWLSGLSSKWNILAVDVKEEQVADSNAFFRQIGRRNVQFAVQDLVLYREPNSFDLALSVDVMEHILEDVEVFRNIHASLKDGGMLLISTPSDQGGSDVHDDGETSFIEEHVRDGYNIREIQQKLTTAGFERVEARYSYGEPGQISWRLSMKYPILMLGKSRLFFIILPFYYLVTFPFCLLLNWLDARTVHDSGTGLIVKAWK, encoded by the coding sequence TTGTACTACGACCCGATTAAGAAGACGCTCGGCCAGGTATTCAACCGCACGCCGTGGCTGCGCCGGCTGTTTTATCACCTGCTCGACCTGTTGCTGCTGCGCACCTGGCACGTGCACCGCGAGCTGCGCCGCTGGGCCAAAGGCCGCACCCAGGAGCCGCTCAACATCCTGGACGCCGGCTCTGGCTATGGCCAATACACTTACTGGCTGAGTGGCCTGAGCAGCAAGTGGAATATCCTGGCCGTGGACGTGAAGGAGGAGCAGGTGGCCGACTCCAACGCCTTTTTCCGGCAGATTGGGCGCCGCAATGTGCAGTTTGCGGTGCAGGACTTGGTGCTGTACCGGGAGCCGAACTCGTTTGACCTGGCCTTGTCGGTCGACGTGATGGAGCACATTCTGGAAGACGTGGAGGTGTTTCGCAACATCCACGCTTCGCTGAAGGACGGCGGCATGCTGCTGATTTCCACGCCCAGCGACCAGGGCGGCTCCGACGTGCACGACGACGGCGAAACCAGCTTCATCGAGGAGCACGTGCGCGATGGCTACAACATCCGCGAAATCCAGCAGAAGCTCACCACCGCCGGCTTCGAGCGCGTGGAGGCCCGTTATTCCTATGGCGAGCCCGGCCAGATTTCGTGGCGCCTGAGCATGAAATACCCGATTTTGATGCTGGGCAAGTCGCGCCTGTTTTTCATCATTTTGCCGTTCTACTACCTCGTCACGTTTCCGTTCTGCCTGTTGCTGAACTGGCTCGACGCCCGCACGGTGCACGACTCGGGCACCGGCCTGATTGTGAAGGCGTGGAAGTAG